Proteins from one Pseudomonas bijieensis genomic window:
- a CDS encoding ferredoxin family protein, which translates to MAYQPQEIFFRSNAPVTVDEDKCIAHKGCTVCVDVCPMDLLAINPATQKAYMAFDECWYCMPCEKDCPTGAVKVEIPYLLR; encoded by the coding sequence ATGGCTTATCAACCCCAGGAAATCTTTTTCCGCTCCAATGCCCCCGTCACCGTGGACGAGGACAAATGCATCGCCCACAAGGGCTGCACCGTTTGCGTCGATGTCTGCCCCATGGACCTGCTGGCGATCAACCCGGCGACCCAGAAGGCCTACATGGCGTTCGACGAATGCTGGTATTGCATGCCCTGTGAAAAGGACTGCCCGACGGGGGCGGTGAAAGTCGAGATTCCGTACTTGCTGCGTTGA